From a region of the Suncus etruscus isolate mSunEtr1 chromosome 11, mSunEtr1.pri.cur, whole genome shotgun sequence genome:
- the RASSF8 gene encoding ras association domain-containing protein 8 — translation MELKVWVDGVQRIVCGVTEVTTCQEVVIALAQAIGRTGRYTLIEKWRDTERHLAPHENPIISLNKWGQYASDVQLILRRTGPSLSERPTSDSVARAPERTLHRQSLPPLAKLRPQMDKSLKRREPKRKSLTFTGGAKGLMDIFGKSKETEFKQKVLNNCRTTTDELKKLIRLQTEKLQSIEKELESNEIEIRFWEQKYNSNLEEEIVRLEQKIKRNDVEIEEEEFWENELQIEQENEKQLKDQLQEISQKITECESKLKGYVAQIQTMESGLEAEKLQREVQEAHVNEEEVRGKIGKVKGEIDIQGQQSLRLENGIRAVERSLGQATKRLQDKEQELEQLTKELRQVNLQQFIQQTGTKVTVLAAEPTDGDIPPGVLEREALFQSGSLKRPGTLRQLPSSLRLLQSPISASFNPEGIYV, via the exons GTCGAACTGGACGGTACACACTCATCGAGAAATGGAGAGACACCGAAAGACACTTAGCACCCCATGAAAACCCCATCATTTCCTTAAACAAATGGGGGCAATATGCTAGCGATGTCCAGCTTATCCTCCGCCGCACGGGGCCCTCCCTCAGCGAGAGGCCCACCTCGGACAGCGTGGCCCGCGCCCCCGAGAGAACTTTGCACAGGCAGAGTTTGCCTCCTTTAGCCAAACTGCGGCCTCAGATGGACAAGTCTCTCAAAAGGAGAGAGCCCAAGAGGAAGTCCCTGACATTTACGGGAGGTGCCAAAGGTCTGATGGACATTtttggaaaaagtaaagagacCGAGTTTAAGCAAAAGGTGCTGAATAATTGCAGAACAACCACAGACGAGCTCAAAAAGCTGATCCGTTTGCAGACGGAGAAGCTCCAGTCCATCGAGAAAGAGCTAGAATCAAATGAAATCGAAATCCGCTTTTgggaacaaaaatataattctaacCTCGAAGAGGAAATTGTCCGCCTGGAGCAAAAGATCAAAAGAAACGATGTCGAAATCGAGGAGGAAGAATTTTGGGAAAATGAATTACAGATTGAGCAGGAAAATGAGAAACAGCTGAAGGATCAACTTCAGGAAATAAGCCAGAAAATAACAGAATGTGAGAGCAAATTGAAGGGCTATGTGGCCCAGATCCAGACTATGGAGAGTGGGCTGGAGGCAGAGAAACTGCAGCGGGAGGTTCAGGAGGCTCATGTCAATGAAGAGGAGGTGAGAGGAAAGATTGGCAAGGTCAAGGGTGAGATTGACATCCAGGGCCAGCAGAGCCTGAGGTTGGAGAATGGCATCCGAGCCGTGGAGCGGTCTCTTGGGCAAGCCACCAAGCGGTTGCAG gacaaagaacaagaactggaGCAGCTGACCAAAGAGCTGCGGCAGGTCAACCTTCAGCAGTTCATCCAGCAGACGGGGACGAAGGTGACTGTGCTGGCTGCAGAGCCCACGGACGGGGACATTCCCCCTGGGGTCCTGGAACGGG aaGCCCTGTTCCAGTCTGGTTCCCTGAAGCGGCCCGGCACGTTGCGGCAGCTCCCCAGTAGCCTGCGTCTGCTGCAGAGCCCCATCTCGGCCAGCTTTAACCCGGAGGGAATCTACGTATAG